The Flavobacterium faecale genome has a segment encoding these proteins:
- the rpsA gene encoding 30S ribosomal protein S1: MSEQIQSQEEFLANFNWHNFEEGIDVVDDQHLKEFEELVTKTFIATDQEEVVDGTVVRITDRDVIVDINAKSEGVISLNEFRYNPALKVGDTVEVLIDIREDKTGQLVLSHRKARTIKSWDRVIAANETGEIVNGFVKCRTKGGMIVDVFGIEAFLPGSQIDVKPIRDYDVYVNKTMEFKVVKINHEFKNVVVSHKALIEADIEVQKKEIIGQLQKGQVLEGVVKNITSYGVFIDLGGVDGLIHITDLSWSRINHPSEVLELDQKLNVVILDFDDEKTRIQLGLKQLNAHPWDALDANLAIGDKVKGKVVVIADYGAFIEVAEGVEGLIHVSEMSWSTHLRSAQDFVKVGDVVEAVILTLDRDDRKMSLGIKQLSQDPWTDITSKYPVGSKHSGIVRNFTNFGIFVELEEGIDGLIYISDLSWTKKIKHPSEFVNVGEKLDVVVLELDVDGRKLSLGHKQTTPNPWDQYEDSFAVGTIHNGEISEIVDKGATVEFGEDIVAFIPTRHLEKEDGKKLKKGESADFKVIEFNKEFKRVVASHTAIFREEEEKNVKANNDNNSSASSSTNAPASTLGDSNDVLAALKAKMEKSEKK; the protein is encoded by the coding sequence ATGTCTGAACAAATCCAATCACAAGAAGAGTTTTTAGCAAATTTTAACTGGCACAATTTCGAAGAAGGTATTGATGTAGTTGACGATCAGCACTTAAAAGAATTCGAAGAATTAGTAACTAAAACTTTTATCGCTACTGACCAAGAAGAAGTAGTTGATGGTACCGTAGTTAGAATTACAGATAGAGACGTAATCGTTGATATCAATGCTAAGTCTGAAGGTGTAATCTCTTTAAACGAATTCCGTTACAACCCAGCTTTAAAAGTTGGTGATACTGTAGAAGTATTAATTGACATCCGTGAGGATAAAACAGGTCAATTGGTATTGTCTCACAGAAAAGCACGTACTATCAAATCATGGGATAGAGTTATCGCTGCAAACGAAACAGGTGAAATCGTTAATGGTTTTGTAAAATGCAGAACTAAAGGTGGTATGATCGTTGACGTTTTCGGAATCGAAGCTTTCTTACCAGGATCTCAAATTGATGTTAAACCAATTAGAGATTACGATGTTTACGTAAACAAAACAATGGAATTCAAAGTTGTGAAAATCAACCACGAATTTAAAAACGTTGTTGTATCTCACAAAGCGCTTATTGAAGCGGATATTGAAGTACAGAAAAAAGAAATTATCGGTCAATTACAAAAAGGACAAGTATTAGAAGGTGTTGTTAAAAACATTACTTCTTATGGTGTCTTTATTGACTTAGGTGGAGTAGATGGATTGATTCACATTACTGACCTTTCTTGGTCTAGAATCAACCACCCATCTGAAGTTCTTGAATTAGATCAAAAATTAAATGTTGTAATCCTTGATTTCGATGATGAGAAAACAAGAATTCAATTAGGATTGAAACAATTAAACGCTCACCCATGGGATGCATTAGATGCTAACTTGGCTATTGGAGATAAAGTTAAAGGAAAAGTAGTTGTTATTGCTGATTACGGAGCTTTCATCGAAGTTGCTGAAGGTGTTGAAGGTTTAATCCACGTTTCTGAAATGTCATGGTCTACTCATTTACGTTCTGCTCAAGATTTCGTAAAAGTAGGTGATGTTGTTGAAGCTGTTATCTTAACATTAGATAGAGATGACCGTAAAATGTCATTAGGTATCAAACAATTATCTCAAGATCCTTGGACTGATATTACTTCTAAATACCCTGTAGGTTCTAAACATTCAGGTATCGTTAGAAACTTTACAAACTTTGGTATCTTCGTAGAACTTGAAGAAGGAATTGATGGATTAATTTACATCTCTGACTTATCTTGGACTAAGAAAATCAAACACCCATCTGAATTCGTTAACGTTGGTGAAAAACTTGACGTTGTTGTATTAGAATTAGATGTTGATGGACGTAAATTATCTTTAGGTCACAAACAAACTACTCCTAATCCATGGGATCAGTACGAAGATTCATTCGCTGTTGGAACTATCCACAACGGAGAGATCTCTGAGATCGTTGACAAAGGAGCTACTGTAGAATTCGGAGAAGATATCGTTGCTTTCATTCCTACTCGTCACCTTGAAAAAGAAGATGGTAAGAAATTGAAAAAAGGAGAATCTGCTGATTTCAAAGTAATCGAATTCAACAAAGAATTTAAAAGAGTTGTTGCATCTCACACTGCTATCTTCCGTGAAGAAGAAGAGAAAAATGTGAAAGCTAACAATGATAACAATTCTTCAGCTTCAAGCTCAACTAATGCACCTGCATCTACTTTAGGAGATAGCAATGATGTATTAGCTGCATTGAAAGCTAAAATGGAAAAATCAGAGAAAAAATAA
- a CDS encoding DUF5362 family protein encodes MEETTFQEDGRLYLGQEAQGFLKETAKWAYFLSILGFIGIAFIVIIALFIGTIFSTLNSMSGNSNPIMGIGTGVITGLYLVLAVLYFFPVFYLFQFSSKMKKAFKENDNDLISSSFEYLKSHYKFIGIMGLVLVVIYSVIILFSIIAGGIAAFN; translated from the coding sequence ATGGAAGAAACTACTTTTCAAGAAGATGGCAGATTGTATTTAGGCCAAGAGGCACAAGGATTTTTAAAAGAAACAGCTAAGTGGGCTTACTTCTTATCCATATTGGGTTTTATCGGAATAGCATTTATTGTGATAATTGCATTATTTATAGGTACTATTTTTTCTACCTTAAACAGTATGAGTGGGAATTCGAATCCAATTATGGGAATTGGAACGGGAGTAATTACAGGTTTATATTTAGTACTTGCTGTATTGTATTTTTTCCCTGTTTTCTATTTGTTTCAGTTTTCATCTAAAATGAAAAAAGCTTTTAAAGAAAACGATAATGATTTGATTAGTTCTTCTTTTGAATACTTAAAATCACATTACAAATTTATTGGGATTATGGGGCTTGTATTAGTAGTAATTTATTCTGTAATAATTTTATTTTCTATAATTGCAGGTGGAATAGCGGCATTTAATTAA
- a CDS encoding ExbD/TolR family protein — protein sequence MKNLNSKIRSKKLNNRVDLTAMTSISFLLLMFFMVSKEMGKSRMIEYTSGNDWTCGNFGCYNPDPSRIITILLGEEDTATAYQGTIQYPVFKPKQFDLQQNDMAFDIKSKNKLILKYSAALGKPDRGAIVIIKPSSTSKYGNLIAVLDLLEINKIDNYSIVNEFTPEERVLLKKYKG from the coding sequence ATGAAAAATTTAAATTCTAAAATTAGAAGTAAAAAATTAAATAATAGAGTTGACTTAACGGCTATGACTAGCATTTCGTTTCTATTACTCATGTTCTTTATGGTAAGTAAGGAAATGGGGAAATCGCGAATGATAGAATACACAAGCGGTAACGACTGGACTTGTGGTAATTTTGGTTGTTATAATCCTGATCCAAGTAGAATTATTACAATTCTTTTGGGAGAAGAAGATACAGCTACTGCTTATCAAGGCACAATACAGTATCCTGTTTTCAAACCAAAGCAATTTGATTTACAGCAAAATGATATGGCATTTGACATAAAATCTAAAAATAAACTTATTCTTAAATATTCTGCTGCCTTAGGAAAACCAGATAGAGGAGCAATCGTTATTATCAAACCTAGCTCCACTTCAAAATATGGAAATCTAATTGCAGTTTTAGATTTACTCGAAATAAATAAAATTGATAATTATTCAATCGTAAATGAATTTACTCCAGAAGAGAGAGTACTTTTGAAAAAATATAAAGGATAA
- a CDS encoding fasciclin domain-containing protein — protein sequence MKTRKFLSVAILALVFGATSFAQKTKMVGGAEMFPTKNIVENAVNSKDHTTLVAAVKAADLVETLQGKGPFTVFAPTNAAFDKLPKGTVETLLKPENKKMLQSILTYHVVAGKMSAMDIMNAIKKGNGKATLKTVSGGTLTAWMKGKKLYITDEKGGMSMVTIGDVNQSNGVIHVVDTVLLPKA from the coding sequence ATGAAAACTAGAAAATTTTTATCAGTAGCAATTCTTGCATTAGTATTTGGAGCAACATCTTTCGCTCAAAAAACAAAAATGGTTGGTGGAGCCGAAATGTTTCCAACTAAAAACATCGTAGAAAATGCGGTAAATTCAAAAGACCATACAACATTGGTAGCAGCTGTAAAAGCAGCAGATTTAGTTGAAACCTTACAAGGCAAAGGACCTTTTACGGTTTTTGCTCCAACAAATGCAGCTTTTGATAAATTGCCAAAAGGAACGGTTGAAACTTTATTGAAACCAGAAAACAAAAAAATGTTGCAATCAATTTTGACTTACCACGTTGTAGCAGGAAAAATGAGCGCAATGGACATTATGAATGCTATCAAAAAAGGTAATGGAAAAGCAACTCTTAAAACTGTAAGTGGTGGAACTTTGACTGCTTGGATGAAAGGGAAAAAATTGTACATTACTGACGAAAAAGGTGGAATGTCAATGGTTACAATTGGTGATGTAAATCAATCAAATGGTGTAATTCATGTTGTTGACACTGTACTTTTGCCAAAAGCATAA
- the pheT gene encoding phenylalanine--tRNA ligase subunit beta, which translates to MKISYNWLKQFIKTDWNSEEVSNLLTDLGLEVEGVDKYQSVKGGLAGIVVGHVLTCEQHPDADRLKVTTVDIGAEAPVQIVCGASNVAAGQKVPVATIGTVLYDADGNPFTIKKGKIRGQESHGMICAEDELGLGNSHDGIMVLDEALVPGTPAAKVFKIEDDEVFEIGLTPNRADAMSHMGTARDIRAGLMQKGINTELITPSISNFRVDMRTLKIDTVIEDITLAPRYCGVTISGITIKPSPAWLQDRLKAIGLTPKNNVVDVTNYVLHDLGQPLHAFDASKINGKIIVKTAEAGTKFTTLDDVERTLHEEDLMICDEKGPLCIAGVFGGKNSGVSEHTKDIFLESAYFNPVSIRKTAKRHQLSTDASFRFERGIDPTITVYALKRAAILIQEVAGGIVTSDVSDVYQKKIEDFTVFVNFSNVKKIIGQEIPKDTIKQILASLDIKVNSVSEAGLGITIPAYRVDVQREIDVIEEILRVYGYNNIGFSGKMNATVSNSPKNEDYKVQNIVASQLNSQGFHEMMANSLTTAEYAKLSGNLKEEHNVTMLNPLSNDLATLRQSLLFSGLEAVSYNINRRNYDLKLFEFGKTYHKYLSGFEEHKHLTLFQTGSRNAESWAKAQTPSNFFLFKGYVEAIFHRLGITKTINSPVTSDVFSEGIAIGTTHIPLVEFGVVKKSILKHFGIKQEVFYADFNWDEILKAIALKIKYTEIPKYPEVRRDLALLVDQAVTYDSIYALAKKTEKNLLKNINLFDVYEGEKLPEGKKSYAISFTIQDSTKTLTDVQIDKLMGKLQTNFETELGATLR; encoded by the coding sequence ATGAAGATATCATATAATTGGCTGAAACAATTTATAAAAACAGACTGGAATTCAGAGGAAGTATCCAACTTACTAACGGATTTAGGGCTTGAGGTAGAAGGTGTAGACAAATACCAATCTGTAAAAGGAGGCTTGGCAGGAATTGTTGTAGGACATGTTCTAACTTGTGAGCAACATCCAGACGCCGACCGATTGAAAGTTACTACTGTCGATATTGGTGCTGAAGCGCCTGTTCAAATAGTATGTGGTGCTTCCAATGTTGCTGCTGGTCAAAAAGTGCCTGTTGCTACGATTGGAACTGTATTATATGACGCAGATGGAAACCCATTTACAATTAAAAAAGGAAAAATTCGTGGTCAAGAAAGTCATGGTATGATTTGCGCCGAAGACGAATTGGGACTTGGAAATAGTCATGACGGAATTATGGTTCTAGACGAAGCCTTGGTTCCTGGTACTCCAGCTGCAAAAGTTTTCAAGATTGAAGATGATGAAGTTTTTGAAATTGGTCTAACACCCAACCGTGCGGATGCAATGAGTCACATGGGTACTGCTCGTGATATTAGAGCAGGACTGATGCAAAAAGGAATTAATACAGAGTTAATTACGCCATCTATCTCTAATTTTAGAGTTGACATGCGTACTTTAAAAATTGATACTGTCATAGAAGACATCACCTTGGCGCCACGTTATTGTGGTGTGACAATTTCTGGTATTACTATTAAACCATCTCCAGCCTGGTTGCAAGACCGATTGAAAGCGATTGGTTTAACACCAAAAAATAATGTAGTCGATGTTACCAATTATGTTTTACATGATCTTGGTCAACCGTTGCATGCTTTTGATGCTTCAAAAATTAATGGTAAAATTATAGTAAAAACTGCTGAAGCTGGAACTAAATTTACTACTCTCGATGATGTTGAACGCACGTTACACGAAGAAGATTTAATGATTTGTGACGAAAAGGGTCCGTTGTGTATCGCAGGTGTTTTTGGTGGAAAAAATTCAGGTGTAAGCGAGCATACTAAAGATATTTTCTTAGAAAGTGCCTACTTCAATCCAGTAAGCATTCGTAAAACAGCCAAAAGACATCAGTTAAGTACCGACGCTTCTTTCCGTTTTGAAAGAGGAATTGATCCTACCATTACTGTTTATGCTTTGAAACGTGCTGCTATTTTGATTCAAGAAGTGGCTGGTGGAATCGTAACATCTGATGTGAGCGATGTATACCAAAAGAAAATTGAGGATTTTACAGTATTTGTAAATTTCAGTAACGTTAAAAAAATAATTGGACAAGAAATCCCAAAAGATACCATTAAGCAAATTTTGGCTTCTTTGGATATTAAAGTAAACAGTGTTTCTGAAGCTGGTCTTGGAATTACGATTCCTGCCTACCGCGTAGATGTACAAAGAGAAATTGATGTAATCGAAGAAATTTTAAGAGTATACGGTTACAACAATATTGGGTTTTCTGGAAAGATGAATGCTACGGTAAGTAATTCACCTAAAAATGAAGATTACAAAGTTCAGAATATTGTTGCATCTCAGTTAAACTCACAAGGTTTTCATGAGATGATGGCCAATTCGCTAACCACTGCTGAATACGCAAAACTTTCAGGAAATTTAAAGGAAGAGCACAATGTTACCATGCTGAATCCTTTGAGTAATGATTTGGCTACCTTGCGTCAATCGTTGTTATTTTCAGGATTAGAAGCCGTTTCATACAACATTAATAGAAGAAATTATGATTTAAAACTTTTTGAATTCGGTAAAACGTATCATAAATATTTATCTGGTTTTGAAGAACACAAGCATTTAACGTTATTCCAAACAGGAAGCAGAAATGCAGAAAGTTGGGCAAAAGCACAAACTCCTAGTAATTTCTTTTTGTTTAAAGGATATGTCGAAGCTATTTTTCACCGTCTTGGAATAACCAAAACAATTAACTCTCCTGTAACTTCAGATGTTTTTTCTGAAGGAATAGCAATTGGAACTACACATATTCCGTTAGTGGAATTTGGAGTGGTAAAAAAATCTATCTTAAAACATTTTGGAATCAAGCAAGAAGTATTTTATGCTGATTTTAATTGGGATGAAATTTTAAAGGCAATTGCTTTAAAAATTAAATATACTGAAATTCCAAAATATCCAGAAGTTCGAAGAGATTTGGCTTTGTTAGTTGATCAAGCCGTTACTTACGACTCAATATATGCTTTGGCAAAGAAAACAGAGAAAAATTTACTTAAGAATATCAATTTGTTTGATGTATACGAAGGTGAAAAATTACCTGAAGGAAAAAAATCATATGCTATCAGTTTCACTATTCAAGACAGTACAAAAACATTGACAGATGTACAGATTGATAAATTAATGGGGAAATTGCAAACTAATTTTGAAACCGAATTAGGAGCAACTTTGAGATAA
- a CDS encoding bestrophin family protein, whose protein sequence is MISYNPKDWITFIFRFHKADTFRQLFVMMVLIGLYAAGVAYLEIEYWQLPDSSHVKNISMMHGMLGFVISLLLVFRTNTAYDRWWEGRKLWGALVNNSRNLALKLHAILDDEKDKTFFRKMIPSYAAILNKHLKDEETGKQLFEEISFTEDHHTHRPNQVAKMMFLRVNELYKKQKITGDQLIILNSELQSFTDICGACERIKNTPIPYSYSVFLKKFIFFYVMTLPFGYVFNLGYYVVPVVVFIFYVLASLELIAEEIEEPFGHDANDLPTRKIAENIKKHVEELL, encoded by the coding sequence ATGATAAGCTACAACCCTAAAGACTGGATTACTTTTATATTTCGTTTTCATAAAGCAGATACTTTTAGACAATTATTTGTAATGATGGTCCTTATTGGACTCTACGCCGCTGGAGTAGCCTATCTCGAAATTGAATACTGGCAATTACCCGATAGTAGCCATGTAAAAAACATCTCCATGATGCACGGAATGCTGGGGTTTGTGATTTCACTGCTGCTCGTTTTCAGAACAAATACCGCTTACGATCGTTGGTGGGAAGGCCGTAAACTATGGGGCGCGTTGGTCAACAACAGCCGCAACTTAGCCTTGAAATTGCACGCCATTTTGGATGACGAAAAAGACAAAACTTTCTTTCGAAAAATGATACCTAGTTACGCAGCCATTCTGAACAAACATCTAAAAGATGAAGAAACTGGTAAGCAATTATTCGAAGAAATCTCCTTTACCGAGGATCATCACACGCATCGTCCCAATCAAGTAGCCAAAATGATGTTCTTGAGAGTTAATGAATTATATAAAAAACAAAAAATCACTGGTGATCAATTGATTATTCTTAATAGTGAACTGCAATCTTTTACCGATATATGTGGTGCTTGCGAGCGAATAAAAAACACACCTATTCCCTACTCTTATAGTGTATTCTTGAAAAAATTTATCTTTTTTTATGTGATGACATTGCCTTTTGGTTACGTTTTCAATCTAGGGTATTATGTTGTTCCTGTAGTAGTTTTTATATTTTATGTTTTGGCTAGCTTAGAACTTATTGCTGAAGAAATTGAAGAACCATTTGGACATGATGCTAATGATCTACCTACCCGTAAAATAGCAGAAAACATTAAAAAACATGTTGAAGAATTACTGTAG
- the recG gene encoding ATP-dependent DNA helicase RecG: MTNILLTPIEYLKGVGPSRGELFRKELGIHKYADLINLYPNRYIDRTRYYKINELQNTTAEVQIIGKIVHIKTVEFGKNKKRLVATFIDDTGQMELVWFQGQKWIKESLKVNEVVVIFGKCTSFNGAFNMAHPEIEQFAEHQQSLRSAMQPVYPSTEKMTNRGITNRTVNKLMQQLFIETQALFTETLPDYLIDELKLISKKEALFNIHFPKSTDALAKAEFRLKFEELFYIQIQLILKNLIQKHKIKGHPFTKVGELFNEFYQNHLPFNLTGAQKRVIKEIRTDMGSNAQMNRLLQGDVGSGKTIVAFMSILLALDNGFQTCLMAPTEILANQHYIGLSELAEKLNLNIKILTGSTKIAARRVIHEELENGSLQIIIGTHALLEDKVKFKNLGLAVIDEQHRFGVEQRSKLWRKNVIPPHILVMTATPIPRTLAMSLYGDLDISVIDELPPGRKPIQTVHRYDSNRLKVWKFLRDEIAKGRQIYIVYPLIQESENMDYKDLMDGYESISRDFPLPTYSISILHGKMKPADKDAEMKRFSEGKTNIMVATTVIEVGVNVPNASVMIIESAERFGLSQLHQLRGRVGRGAEQSYCILMTSHKMSTDSKIRMETMVATNDGFEIAEVDLKLRGPGDLMGKQQSGVLNLQIADIVRDKDILGLARNHAQRVLANDKSLAKPENEIIKSIYIQLTKKKNIWNYIS; encoded by the coding sequence ATGACCAATATCCTTCTCACTCCAATCGAATACCTCAAAGGCGTTGGCCCAAGCAGGGGCGAACTTTTCAGGAAAGAACTTGGGATTCATAAATATGCTGATTTGATTAATTTATATCCCAATCGTTACATCGATCGTACTCGGTATTACAAAATTAACGAGCTACAAAATACAACTGCCGAGGTACAAATTATTGGCAAAATTGTACATATAAAAACGGTTGAGTTTGGTAAAAATAAAAAGCGCTTAGTAGCAACTTTTATCGATGATACAGGCCAAATGGAGCTAGTTTGGTTTCAGGGTCAAAAATGGATAAAAGAATCATTAAAGGTTAATGAAGTAGTCGTTATTTTTGGAAAATGTACTTCTTTCAACGGAGCCTTCAATATGGCGCATCCGGAGATTGAACAATTTGCAGAGCACCAACAAAGCTTACGTTCGGCCATGCAACCTGTATATCCCTCGACCGAAAAAATGACAAATCGAGGTATTACTAACCGCACGGTAAATAAACTGATGCAACAATTGTTTATTGAAACACAAGCCTTATTTACAGAGACTTTACCCGATTACTTAATTGATGAGTTGAAGTTAATTTCGAAAAAAGAAGCGCTTTTCAATATCCATTTCCCTAAAAGCACCGACGCTTTGGCGAAAGCTGAATTCCGTTTAAAATTTGAAGAATTATTTTATATTCAGATTCAGTTGATTCTGAAAAACTTGATTCAGAAACATAAAATTAAAGGACACCCGTTTACCAAAGTCGGTGAGCTTTTTAATGAATTCTATCAAAATCATCTTCCTTTTAATCTAACTGGAGCTCAAAAACGAGTGATCAAAGAAATTAGAACTGATATGGGAAGCAATGCACAAATGAACCGCTTGCTGCAAGGTGACGTTGGCTCTGGAAAAACAATTGTCGCTTTTATGAGTATCCTTTTGGCACTCGACAATGGTTTTCAGACTTGCTTAATGGCTCCAACCGAAATTTTGGCCAATCAACATTATATAGGACTCTCTGAACTGGCAGAAAAACTGAACTTAAACATAAAAATCCTTACCGGATCGACCAAAATCGCAGCTCGAAGAGTCATACATGAAGAACTTGAAAACGGAAGTTTACAAATCATCATCGGAACACATGCTTTACTAGAAGACAAAGTTAAATTCAAAAATTTAGGTCTTGCTGTTATTGATGAGCAGCATCGCTTTGGTGTTGAACAACGATCAAAATTATGGCGAAAAAATGTGATTCCGCCGCATATATTGGTGATGACCGCCACTCCTATTCCACGTACTTTGGCCATGAGTTTATATGGTGATTTAGATATTTCAGTGATTGATGAATTACCACCTGGACGTAAACCCATTCAGACCGTGCATCGCTATGACAGTAATAGATTAAAAGTTTGGAAATTTTTGAGAGACGAAATTGCCAAAGGACGACAAATCTATATTGTTTACCCCTTGATACAAGAATCTGAAAATATGGATTATAAGGATTTAATGGATGGTTATGAGAGTATTTCTCGTGATTTTCCTTTGCCTACCTACTCTATTTCGATTTTACACGGAAAGATGAAGCCCGCTGACAAAGATGCCGAAATGAAACGTTTCTCTGAAGGAAAGACCAATATTATGGTGGCTACAACAGTAATTGAAGTTGGTGTCAATGTGCCCAATGCGAGTGTAATGATTATCGAAAGTGCAGAACGTTTTGGCCTCTCACAATTGCACCAATTACGCGGACGCGTAGGACGTGGTGCCGAACAAAGTTATTGCATTTTAATGACTAGTCACAAAATGAGTACCGATAGTAAAATCCGAATGGAAACTATGGTTGCAACCAATGATGGATTTGAAATTGCCGAAGTCGATCTCAAACTCCGTGGACCTGGTGATCTTATGGGGAAACAACAAAGCGGTGTGCTTAATCTGCAAATTGCAGATATTGTGCGTGACAAGGATATTCTAGGACTAGCACGCAATCACGCACAACGTGTACTTGCAAATGATAAATCACTGGCGAAACCTGAAAACGAAATTATTAAAAGCATTTACATTCAATTGACCAAGAAGAAAAATATTTGGAATTATATAAGTTAA
- a CDS encoding DUF2059 domain-containing protein yields the protein MKTSLYLLLLLCTCTLSFAQASPSKIAAIKELLDRTGSGKLGVQVGQAIIANFKKSQPNVPEGYWVEAAKEFNAENLLELLIPIYDENFTESEINGLIAFYKTTLGEKVIATLPNIMTQSMEVGRKWGTQMSFKIYQQLNAKKLIINE from the coding sequence ATGAAAACCAGTCTATATCTTCTTTTATTACTTTGTACCTGTACTTTGAGTTTTGCTCAAGCTTCTCCATCAAAAATAGCGGCTATTAAAGAATTACTTGACCGTACTGGATCTGGCAAGCTAGGCGTCCAGGTAGGACAAGCTATTATAGCAAATTTTAAAAAAAGTCAGCCGAATGTTCCAGAAGGATATTGGGTAGAAGCGGCAAAAGAATTTAATGCAGAAAATTTATTAGAACTTCTAATACCTATTTATGATGAAAATTTTACAGAAAGTGAGATTAATGGTTTGATTGCCTTTTACAAAACAACTTTAGGTGAAAAAGTAATTGCCACTTTACCAAATATAATGACACAATCCATGGAAGTTGGTAGAAAATGGGGTACGCAAATGTCATTTAAAATTTATCAACAATTAAATGCAAAGAAACTAATTATCAATGAATAG
- a CDS encoding DUF1697 domain-containing protein has translation MTTHLVLLRGINVSGHNMMKMEALKSCLEAAGFENVVTYIQSGNVFVDTDDDSTAAVGFKIKQEIFKVFGHEVPVIVVNKQDLEACLQNPFLNEKDVDLKKLYVAFVSTTLRSDSINDLKISQFKPDEARIDQNRIFIKYAVGAGKTRFDQKYIEKKLNVSATIRNWNTVMQLLKMYEER, from the coding sequence ATGACAACTCACTTAGTACTACTTAGAGGAATAAACGTATCAGGCCACAATATGATGAAGATGGAAGCTTTGAAAAGCTGTCTTGAAGCTGCTGGTTTTGAGAACGTAGTAACTTATATTCAGTCTGGTAATGTATTTGTTGATACCGATGATGACAGTACGGCTGCAGTGGGGTTTAAAATCAAGCAAGAAATTTTTAAGGTATTTGGTCATGAAGTTCCAGTAATTGTAGTAAATAAGCAAGATCTTGAAGCCTGTTTACAAAATCCATTTTTAAATGAGAAAGATGTTGATCTCAAGAAGTTGTACGTCGCATTTGTCTCTACTACTTTGCGTTCAGATAGTATAAATGATTTAAAAATTAGTCAGTTCAAACCTGACGAGGCTCGAATAGATCAAAATCGTATTTTTATAAAATATGCAGTAGGAGCTGGTAAAACCCGTTTTGACCAAAAGTATATTGAGAAAAAACTAAATGTCTCGGCTACAATACGTAATTGGAATACCGTCATGCAATTGTTGAAAATGTATGAGGAGCGATAA